ATCCTGGGCAGATTCAGAGCATGGCCGGTTCGGCGACGGCAGGTCGGAAGTCATTCTGGCTCGCGCGCATACAGGCCCGGACGAACATCGGCCAGCTGTGACAAGGCCGACATGCGCCTCCTTCACAGTGAAGGCCATCGTCATCTCTGTCCGGTTCAAAGTCTCGCAACCCGAACCTGCTCCGAAGATCGACGAGGGCCGCCCAGTGTCACCACCGGCCGCGCGGCTCCCGCCACGCCGGGGCGCTGCGCGCGGCCTTTTGCACCAGCGGCCGGGCCACGGCCAATTCCCGCCATTGTGACCAGATCACAGACAGCGCGTGGACCTTCATGCCAGATGTCGCGGCGGCTTCTCGGCGGGGTTGAAGGACGTGGCGATCCACCCCTTCGCCGCCGCCACTTCCGACCCGGCACTCGCCGCCGCAGGGCTGGCCGCGGGCACCTTGCCCCCGGCCGCGCCTCACGGGCATGACGACGAGCACGCGGCTTGCGCGTTCCTGATCCGGTCGACCGGGGGCGATGCCAAATCTGCGTGCCCTGCAACATTGAAAGTGACAAACACCCATGCCACAGACCAGGGACCAGAAGTTCTGGAACAGGATCGCCAGGCGTTATGCAGCGCGGCCGATCAAGGATGTCGCTGCCTTCGACGCGATGGTGGCCGATGCCGCCTCGCGCCTGCGCGCCAGCGACCGTGTGCTGGAGATCGGTTGCGGCACCGGCGGAACTGCGATCCGCCTCGCCCCCGGGGTGGCCGCCTTCACCGCGACCGACTTTTCGGCCGAGATGGTCCGCATCGCAGCGGCCAAACCGGGACCGGCCAACCTGCGGTTCGTCGTGACGGACGCCGAACATGCGTTCGATGGCGGCCCGTTCGACGCCGTCTGCGCCTTCAACGTGCTGCACCTGGTGGGCGATCTGCCCGGCACGCTGGCCCTCATCCACGCCCATCTGCAGCCCGGCGGGCTGCTGATCAGCAAGACCTGGTGTTTTGCCGACATGGGGCTGAAGCTGCGCCTTCTGTTTCGCGTGCTGCACGCCTTCGGCCTGTTCCCGGCCGCCGCGGCGCTGAGCGTGGCACAACTCACGCAGGCTTTCCACGACGCGGGCTTCGACATCGTCGACCAGCGCACCTTCGGCGCCCATCGCCAGAACCCCTACTTCGTCGCGCGCAGGCCGACGTATGGCCCGCGGATGCAGGCCGAAGCGGCGCCCTGAGTGCCAGACGCTCGGCACCGGAAACCCGCCCCCTGTCGGCGCCCGAAACTGGCGCCGACCAATCTCGATGCACTTTTCACTGGCAGGGCTTGGCCGGCGGCCACGCCCGGACCCTCGACAAGACGCAACCTGGTCAGACCGGACACTGGAACGGCGCCAACCTCGCGCGCGTTCGGCACACCTACGCTATGGGCGGCAAGCAGCCGTTCAGCGGGTGTCCCCGCCCCGCGCCTCGCTCGCGGAACGGCCATTCGTCGGAGCGGATGGCACAGGCGTCTGACCTCCTCTGGTCAAAGGCGTGATGCGCTATCATGTCAGCGGGCGGAACGGCCATCTGAGGTTCTGGGATCACGTCATGAGAACGCTGCTCGTCGAAGATCATGCAGGCGGCTGCGCTGGTGTCCGACCCCGGCCAGATCTACATCGACCACCCCGGAGCCTATGCCTTTGCCCTGATCGAGGCGGACGGAGCGGTGATCGACGGCCGGAATCTGGGGCTTATCCCGCCGGACATGCTGCGCCCCGGCCCCTTTGCCACCGACTGGCTGGCCTGGCCGAATGGGGTGGGGCTTCTGCCGGTCGTGGCAACGCACAACGTCGCCGACAGCGCGCCGCCGGTCAGCGTGGTTCTCTTCATGGCCGCCGATCCGGCCGAACTGCTGGGCAAAGAGGTCTGGGACGAGTTCCGCGGGCATGTGTGGCTGCCGCTCTTGCCCATCGCGGCCCTGCTTATCGGCGGAACGCTGCTGACCCTGCGGCGTGCGTTGCGACCAGTGGCCAAGGCTGCCGCCTGGGCGCGGTCGATCGAGCCGGGCCGCGTGGTGCCGCCGCTGGATCAGACCGACGCGCCGGCCGAGATCTTTGACATGACCGAGGCCGTGCGTCGCAGCATCGCGCGTCTGGACGCGGAACTGAGCGCCGAACAGCGCCGCGCGGCCGAGGCGGCCCATGCCCTGCGCACGCCGGTCGCGGTGCTTGTCGCGCGCCTGGACGAATTGCCCGCCGGCCCGGCCTTCGACCTCGTCCGCAGGGACGTGCGGGCCCTTTCGCGGATGGTGACGCAATTCCTGTCCTCGGCCGGTGCCGACAGGCTCGAGATCACCGACGACCAGCGCGCCGATCTGAATGCCGTGGCGCGCCGTGTCGTGACCGAGCTTGTGCCCTATGCGGATGCAAACGGGGCCGAGATCGACCTGTTTCCGGCCGAAGGACCGCTGCTCGTGCGCGGGTCTGGCAGCGCCATCGGGTTGGCGCTCACCAATCTGATCGAGAACGCGATCATCCATGCGCCCGGCCGCATCGAGGTAAGGGTCGGCCCGGGGCCCGACATTGCGGTGCGCGACCATGGCCCGGGCCTGCCGGACGGGGCGGGTGATCTGTTCGAACCCTTCCGCCGCGGCAAGGGCGCAGCCCGGGGTGGGGCAGGGCCTGGCCTTGCCATTGTCGCGCGCATCCAGCGGGCCCATGGCGGCACGGTCACGGCTGGTCCGGCACCCGGTCAGGGCGCGATCTTTCAGCTAGGCTTTCCGGCGGCCTGACGCGGCAACCTCGTCAGACTGCGGTCAGACGAGTCGGGCATCAGTCTGGTCATGGCCGGAGAGGTGATTCCTTCCGGTCAGGCAACGATGACCAGAGGAGGCAACAGTCAGATGGAAATCTATGGCACGCCCGGAAACGACATGCTGACCGGCAACGACGCCCGCAACGATATCGAGGGTCGGGCAGGCAACGATACCCTGCTGGGAATGGGCGGCAACGATGATCTGTATGGCGGTGACGGAAACGACATCCTCGACGGCGGCGCGGGGGACGACGAGCTGAACGGCGGGGCTGGGGCCGACGTGTTCCGCTATGGTGCCGGTCAGGATCGGATCGAGGGTCTGCGGGCAGAGGACCGGATCGAAATGGACCCCGCGCTCGGGATCACGAGCTTCTCGGCGCTTATGGCGCTGGCGCGGCCCGCCGAGCGTGGCGACAGCACGCTGTTCGATTTTGGCGGCGGCAACATGCTTCTGCTCGAGGATGTCCGGATGGGCCAGCTGAGCGCCGCCCAGTTCGGCTTCGCCGCGGCCCCGCCCGTTCCCCCTCCACCCGCACCGGGCGGTGCGACCCGGGGCGATGACGTGCTGACCGGTAACGGCGGCATCGACCGGATCGCCGGTCTGGGGGGCAACGATCTGATCCGCGGTCTGGGCGGGAACGACGATCTTTATGGAGGTGTCGGCAACGATACGCTGTTCGGCGGCGCCGGGAATGACGATCTCGAGGGCGGCGACGGCGATGACCGTTTGAGCGGCGACGGCGGGAGCGATGATCTCTACGGTGGCGAAGGCAACGACCGGCTTCTGGATGGTGCCGGGCGTGACGATCTTTACGGCGGGGCCGGCAACGACACGCTGGACGGGGGCGCCGGCAACGACACGCTGACGGGCGGGGCCGGGGCCGATCTGTTCATCTTCACGGCCGGTCGTGACGAAATCGAGGATTTCCGCGCTGAGGACACCATCCAGATCGCAGCCTCGCTGGGTGTGATGTGCGCGGCGATGTTGCGGCGGCCAAGGCGCTGCTGGGGGAGGCCGGCGTCGCGATGCCGGTCGCGGTGTCGATCACGGTCACCAATTCGCCGATCTTCGTGCGGATCGCAGAAATCCTTCAGGCGCAGGTCGCGGAAGCAGGCTTCGAGGTGACCATCAACCAGATCGACGCGACCAGCCTGATCACCGTGCTGCGCGGGCGGGAGTTCGACCTGTGCATGTCGCCCTGGTCGGGACGGTCCGACCCGGACGGCAACATGTTCAACTACTTCACGCAGGACGGGCCGAACAACTTTGCCGGCTGGCAAAGCGCCGAGGCCGACCAGATGCTGAACGAGGCGCGTGCGTCCGGCGATCCAGCCACCCGGGCGGAGCTTTACGGCAAAATCCAGCGCCTGATCGTCGACGAGGCGCCGATGCTGTTCCTGGCCCATCCGGCAACCCTGCAAGCCTCGACCGCAAACCTCGACTGGGTCCAGTATCCTGACGGGGCGCTGCGCCTGCAATTCGCCAGCTTCACCTGACCGCAGCACCGGGGGCGGCGCACGGCATCGCCCCCGGCCTTTCGCACCCGCAGGAGGCATCATGGAGATCAACCGGCCCGAGGTTCAGGCGGAAGTGCTGGCCGTGTTCGAACGCTACGAAGCGGCCCTTCAGGCCTGCGACATTCCGGTGATGGATGAGCTGTTCTGGAACCACGCCTGCACGACCCGCTACGGCGTCGGAGAGAACCTGCGCGGCTGGCAGGCGATTTCCGACTTTCGCCGCAGCGGCCGGCTTGGCCCGTTCCGACGCAGGCTCCTGAACGTGATCATCACCACTTACGGCGACGATTTCGCCACGGCCAATGCCGAATACCAGCGCGACGGCGAGGACCGTCCCGGCCGCGAGACCAAGACCCTGTTGCGCACGCCGGACGGCTGGCGGATCGTTTCCGCCCACGCGAGTCTTCTGGGCGTGACCGTCTGACGTGAACCGCCCCGGCGAACCGGCAGCTGCCTGGCCAGGCAGGCACTCAGGCGAAGCGCGAAACCCCGGAGCAGGTTCGGCCGATCCGCCTTGAACAGGCGTTGCAGCCTTCGGTGCCGCGCCGAACAAGGTCTGCCGCCCGGTGCCGGGAAAAGCGCCACCCTCACGGCGGATCGGGCGCCTTCGCAACGCTCGTGAATGAAGAAAAAACGAAGTCGTGATTGCATCCACGGGCGGTGGACAATCCCGGCAAGAACTTCGCGTTGACTTGCGGGGCCAAAGGGCGGACGGCTCGCGCGGAGCGACCAGCGGGCCCGCCGCGTCTGCGGGGTTGCTCTGTCAGTTCTTCACGCAACATGAAGAAATCCGGCACATCAGACGTTCGTACCAAACGAGCGCGCCGCTTTCAGGGCAAGGGTGACATGACCGAAGATCCGCCTCCCGCCGCCTTGCGCCCCGTGCGGCGTCGTGCCCGACAGGTTCTGAAAGCTGCCCTGGCTCTGACCTTGGTCGCGGCGCTTGTCTGCGGGGGCACCCTGGCGTGGCTGGTCTATGCCGTGCCGCTTGATCTTGCCACCGATCGAACCGAAGCCGCACCGGCGGTCATCGTCGAAGCCGCCGACGGCACCCTGATCGGGCTGCGCGGCGAGTTGAGGGGCACCCCGGCGGGCAGGGCGGACCTTCCCGATCACCTTGTCAAGGCCATCGTGGCCATCGAGGACCGGCGCTTCTTCGATCATGGGGGCATCGACCTTCGCGGGGTGGCGCGCGCGGCCTGGCGGAATGTCCGCGCCAATGGCGTGGTCGAGGGCGGCAGCACGATCACCCAGCAACTTGCCAAGATCGAGTTTCTGACCAGTGAACGCACGATGAAGCGCAAGGCGGATGAGGCGCTGATCGCGCTGCGGCTGGAAGCGCGGCTGTCCAAGGACGAGATCCTGACGCGCTATCTGAACACCGTGTATTTCGGCGGCGGCGCTGTCGGCATCGGGGCGGCGGCGCTCGCCTATTTCGACAAATCGGTCAGCGATCTGACCCTTGCCGAGTCCGCCATGCTGGCCGGCATCATCCGCGCGCCGTCAAAGGCCAATGCGCTGCACAACCTGGAAGACGCGCAGACACGCGCCAGTGTGGTGCTGGGTGCCATGGTCGATTCCGGCGTGCTGACGGAAGCCGAGGCATTGGCCGCGCGAACTTCGCCCGCGACGCCCAACACCAATGCTCCCCGCCGGGACGGCGGAAGCTGGTTTTCCGACTGGATCCTGAGCGAGGCATCGGCGATGGTCGGGCCCGCTCTGGGGTCGGTCCGCGCCAAGACAACGCTCCGCCCGGAATCGCAGGCTTCGGCAGAACGCGTGATTGCCGAGAAGCTGGCCGACACGACGGACGGCAGCCCGATAGAGGTGGCGCTGGTTGCGATGACACTGGACGGTGCGGTGGTGGCGATGGTCGGCGGCCGGGACTATGCGACCAGCCAGTACAACCGGGCGGTTCAGGCGCGGCGCCAGCCCGGATCGACGTTCAAACTGTTCGTCTATCTGGCAGCACTCCGAAACGGCTGGACGCTCGACAGTGTTCTGCTCGACACCCCGATCGAGATCGGCGACTGGCGGCCCGAAAACTACGGTGGGGCCTACGCCGGCCGGGTGCGGATGGATCAGGCGTTTGCGCGGTCGCTCAACGCGGCGACCGTGCGTCTGGCGCAGGACGTTGGCATCGACGACATCATCACGGCAGCACGTGACCTTGGCATCGATGCCGAACTGGAGCGCAATCTCAGCCTGTCGCTTGGCACATCCGGCGTCGGTCTGCTGGACCTCACCGGTGCGTTCGCCTCGGTCGCTGCGGGCCGGATGCCGATTCAGCCCTGGGCAATCTCCAGCCTTGCACCGACGACGGGCAAGGGCGGGCTGCTTGCCGCGCTTCCGCATCAGGCCACGCAGCCTCTCGATCATCATGCAGACCTTGTCAGGCTGCTTGAGGGCGTCGTGCGCAAGGGCACCGGGCGCAAGGCCGCACTTGATGGCTTTGCCGCGGGCAAGACGGGCACCAGCCAGGGCCACCGAGATGCATGGTTTGTCGGTTTTTCGGATCAGCTTGTGGTCGGGGTCTGGGTGGGCAACGACGACGACACGCCCATGCCCGGCGTGACGGGGGGTGACCTTCCGGCGCGGATCTGGCAGGCCTTCATGGCAGAGGAAACCGGACTCGCCCCTCTCGACATCGGGGCGACCAGTCTGCAGGACGCGGTCGCAGCCCCGCCTCTGGTGATCAACCGCGCTCCACTGCGTATCGACCGCGCAAACCCTGGTGCCGGCAAGGGCCGGGGCAAGAAAGGCCGCGGATCCGGCAAGAAGGACAAGGGCAAGAAGCGCTAGGCGCCCCCGCCTGCACGGGGGGCGTTTCCTTTGTCCGAACCCCATGCCGAAACATCGCCCGCTGTCGTCGCAACGATGGCCCCACCCAGCGTATCGCCATGCCGCCCGGCGACATGTGTCCGCCCGTGGTCACAGGCACGGGCGCCGTTGGTCCTGCGCAGCCGCAGCGGGGGGGGGGAATCGGGGCCGGGTTTCAGCGCGGGTCTTCCGTGCCTACTCGCAAAGCCGGAATCCGTTGGTTCGCACCAGGATATCGAGGTGCAGATGATCATCGTGAAAGGCGTTCGACCCCGGCCCCAGCACCGTCGCGAAATCGAGACATGCCGAGGCGCGCACCGCAGCCTGAAAGGCTTCGGCCATGTCGCCCTGCGCGGCGCGGGGCTCGATCCTCAAGGGCGGACCCTGTTCGAACCGAAAGCCCATCACGTCGAAGGCGTTGCCGAAGGCGTGTTCCGACAGGTCTCCGTCGGCCTGATCGTTGCGCCGGCGGCAGTCGTAGCCGGTGCCGGTTTCGATCGCGACAAGCGCGCCGCGATCAGCCAGCCGGGCGGCGGCGGGCAGAACGAAGTCCTGCACCCAGGCCGCCATGGCCTGCGCCGTCGGACAGCGCACGACGGCTTCGGGGATCAGGGTGATACCCGGCGCGATGTCGCTGACCTTGACGGGTTGCAGGATGCCGCAGTCGGCATCGTCGTCCGGCACGACCGCCGCGACCTCCTGGAAGACGACTCCCAGATCGCGCAGCGCGGCAAGGCATGATGCCTGGCTTGCATCGTCAAGGCGCAGCACGTCCCGCCGTCCTGCCTCCCTGGCTTCGGTGGGCGGATCAGCCGTGCCGGTGCCATTGTCAGCGGCCTCCTCGGGGGATGCCTGCCGGGGGGCTTCAACGTCCGGCCCGGGTTCAGGTCTTGGTTTCGGCCGTTCGGATGCCAGCGGTGCCGCATCCTGTGCGGCCGCGGGCAGGGCGATGGCCATCGCCAGCGCCATCGCCGCAGCGCGGATCATTCCAGAAATTCCACCGTCACGCCCGGCTTCACCAGATGGGCCAGTTCTTCCACGTCCCAGTTGGTGAAGCGCACGCAGCCGCGGCTTACAGTCTGGAACAGGGCTGCCGGCGTATCGGTGCCGTGCAACCCGTAGGTCGGCCGGGACAGGTCGATCCATACCGATCCCACGGGGCCATTCGGCCCGGCGGGCAGGATCAGGGACTCCGTCACGCCATCCACGACGAAATTGGTTTCCGGCAGATAGCTGTAGGTCGGGTCCATCGCGATGGCGACCACTTCGACAAGGCCTTCGGGCGACGGTGTCTGTGTCG
This DNA window, taken from Paracoccaceae bacterium Fryx2, encodes the following:
- a CDS encoding class I SAM-dependent methyltransferase; amino-acid sequence: MPQTRDQKFWNRIARRYAARPIKDVAAFDAMVADAASRLRASDRVLEIGCGTGGTAIRLAPGVAAFTATDFSAEMVRIAAAKPGPANLRFVVTDAEHAFDGGPFDAVCAFNVLHLVGDLPGTLALIHAHLQPGGLLISKTWCFADMGLKLRLLFRVLHAFGLFPAAAALSVAQLTQAFHDAGFDIVDQRTFGAHRQNPYFVARRPTYGPRMQAEAAP
- a CDS encoding HAMP domain-containing sensor histidine kinase, translating into MQAAALVSDPGQIYIDHPGAYAFALIEADGAVIDGRNLGLIPPDMLRPGPFATDWLAWPNGVGLLPVVATHNVADSAPPVSVVLFMAADPAELLGKEVWDEFRGHVWLPLLPIAALLIGGTLLTLRRALRPVAKAAAWARSIEPGRVVPPLDQTDAPAEIFDMTEAVRRSIARLDAELSAEQRRAAEAAHALRTPVAVLVARLDELPAGPAFDLVRRDVRALSRMVTQFLSSAGADRLEITDDQRADLNAVARRVVTELVPYADANGAEIDLFPAEGPLLVRGSGSAIGLALTNLIENAIIHAPGRIEVRVGPGPDIAVRDHGPGLPDGAGDLFEPFRRGKGAARGGAGPGLAIVARIQRAHGGTVTAGPAPGQGAIFQLGFPAA
- a CDS encoding calcium-binding protein; this translates as MTRGGNSQMEIYGTPGNDMLTGNDARNDIEGRAGNDTLLGMGGNDDLYGGDGNDILDGGAGDDELNGGAGADVFRYGAGQDRIEGLRAEDRIEMDPALGITSFSALMALARPAERGDSTLFDFGGGNMLLLEDVRMGQLSAAQFGFAAAPPVPPPPAPGGATRGDDVLTGNGGIDRIAGLGGNDLIRGLGGNDDLYGGVGNDTLFGGAGNDDLEGGDGDDRLSGDGGSDDLYGGEGNDRLLDGAGRDDLYGGAGNDTLDGGAGNDTLTGGAGADLFIFTAGRDEIEDFRAEDTIQIAASLGVMCAAMLRRPRRCWGRPASRCRSRCRSRSPIRRSSCGSQKSFRRRSRKQASR
- a CDS encoding ABC transporter substrate-binding protein, whose protein sequence is MPVAVSITVTNSPIFVRIAEILQAQVAEAGFEVTINQIDATSLITVLRGREFDLCMSPWSGRSDPDGNMFNYFTQDGPNNFAGWQSAEADQMLNEARASGDPATRAELYGKIQRLIVDEAPMLFLAHPATLQASTANLDWVQYPDGALRLQFASFT
- the hpxZ gene encoding oxalurate catabolism protein HpxZ — encoded protein: MEINRPEVQAEVLAVFERYEAALQACDIPVMDELFWNHACTTRYGVGENLRGWQAISDFRRSGRLGPFRRRLLNVIITTYGDDFATANAEYQRDGEDRPGRETKTLLRTPDGWRIVSAHASLLGVTV
- a CDS encoding PBP1A family penicillin-binding protein encodes the protein MTEDPPPAALRPVRRRARQVLKAALALTLVAALVCGGTLAWLVYAVPLDLATDRTEAAPAVIVEAADGTLIGLRGELRGTPAGRADLPDHLVKAIVAIEDRRFFDHGGIDLRGVARAAWRNVRANGVVEGGSTITQQLAKIEFLTSERTMKRKADEALIALRLEARLSKDEILTRYLNTVYFGGGAVGIGAAALAYFDKSVSDLTLAESAMLAGIIRAPSKANALHNLEDAQTRASVVLGAMVDSGVLTEAEALAARTSPATPNTNAPRRDGGSWFSDWILSEASAMVGPALGSVRAKTTLRPESQASAERVIAEKLADTTDGSPIEVALVAMTLDGAVVAMVGGRDYATSQYNRAVQARRQPGSTFKLFVYLAALRNGWTLDSVLLDTPIEIGDWRPENYGGAYAGRVRMDQAFARSLNAATVRLAQDVGIDDIITAARDLGIDAELERNLSLSLGTSGVGLLDLTGAFASVAAGRMPIQPWAISSLAPTTGKGGLLAALPHQATQPLDHHADLVRLLEGVVRKGTGRKAALDGFAAGKTGTSQGHRDAWFVGFSDQLVVGVWVGNDDDTPMPGVTGGDLPARIWQAFMAEETGLAPLDIGATSLQDAVAAPPLVINRAPLRIDRANPGAGKGRGKKGRGSGKKDKGKKR
- a CDS encoding extensin family protein, translating into MIRAAAMALAMAIALPAAAQDAAPLASERPKPRPEPGPDVEAPRQASPEEAADNGTGTADPPTEAREAGRRDVLRLDDASQASCLAALRDLGVVFQEVAAVVPDDDADCGILQPVKVSDIAPGITLIPEAVVRCPTAQAMAAWVQDFVLPAAARLADRGALVAIETGTGYDCRRRNDQADGDLSEHAFGNAFDVMGFRFEQGPPLRIEPRAAQGDMAEAFQAAVRASACLDFATVLGPGSNAFHDDHLHLDILVRTNGFRLCE